One genomic segment of Candidatus Cloacimonadaceae bacterium includes these proteins:
- the pglX gene encoding BREX-1 system adenine-specific DNA-methyltransferase PglX, whose amino-acid sequence MIDKQTNARLKRFAQEARRYLINQVGIKLNEILTPDSYASTYSSTKSQYQAFERELKKFGNRELTERVAYLWFNRFTAMRFMDMNHFTPVGIVSPLPGNTQPEILAEARLGHVDPSLISGDRWTRIQALLSGTEGSTFHNTDPQSEAYKLILISVCNYYSQIMPFLFPNVSDWTLLLIPDDLFSEHSILAQIRDAMDESTCEDVEVIGWLYQYYISEKKDEVFADLRTGKKVQSSDIPPVTQLFTPHWIVKYMVQNSLGRLWLNSHPMSPLMAKMEFYVKDETESEKDTLIVKSPEEIKLCDPCSGSGHILTYAFDLLYEIYSEMGYDPIEIPRLIINKNLYGIEIDERAGELAAFALTMKARSKDKLWFTRKDIAPKICVLHNVKLQANEVETYMERCGRDIFTLNLEKTLYQFETADTLGSLIVPAEQDIQSTYDTLSQKNLGEDIFITPIHDKVLEILEQADYLISKYQVVVTNPPYLGTSGFSESIQTFFKTCYPNSRSDFFAMFMERCLSMTKDMGYIAMINMQSWMFLSSYEKLRIHLVKNYEFITMAHLGPRAFDSISGEVVSTTTFVLQNKKPGNDKGTFFRLIAGHSEEEKRQACLVAITNPDCEWLYHCATSDFAKIPGVPIAYWLSAKVKEIFVSSKPLGDIASPRQGLATADNDRFLRQWFEPSLNRIGFSMNSRQEARESGKKWFPCNKGGSFRRWYGNNDYLVNWENDGFELRNFTYDNGKLRSVIRNPNYYFLEGWSWSTISSSKASFRFSPKGFMFETKGSVCFPKEIEEFNSVGGFLNSVLICDLLLVLSPTLDFHEGPLSKLPYMHTGSYARVDCIVEKCVQVVKDDWDSYETSWDFQQLPLLGLRGERLAVRECYAMQRDKWIVAALRIQTMEEENNLIFIEAYGLQDELSPEVPLKEITLTCNPYYRYNADAVSPYSDALYNPGNSQAIPSSDPGITRESRENHEGNEEGSSRFPLNNILEQRLLADTMKELISYAVGCMFGRYSIDKPGLILANQGESLDAYLAKIHPSRFLPDKDNVIPILDSEWFTDDIVDRFKVFLKVTFGEENFNDNLRFIEDAIDNDIRAYFIKDFYNDHLKRYKKRPIYWLFSSPKGSFNALIYMHRYTPDTLSIILNGYLREYLEKVKAKIAQLQHLVTSPELSERDKILSNKEIVRYTAMLTELEDWESEVLLPMAEKRIEIDLDDGVKVNYAMFDGALKGIRF is encoded by the coding sequence AGAGAGCTTACAGAGCGGGTAGCTTATCTCTGGTTCAATCGTTTCACTGCCATGCGTTTCATGGATATGAACCACTTTACTCCGGTTGGCATAGTCTCACCTCTGCCCGGAAATACTCAGCCAGAGATATTGGCAGAAGCCAGATTGGGACATGTAGACCCCAGCCTGATTAGCGGCGATAGATGGACAAGAATACAAGCTCTGCTTTCAGGTACTGAGGGCAGTACTTTCCATAATACTGATCCTCAAAGCGAGGCTTACAAGCTAATCCTGATCTCTGTATGTAACTATTATAGCCAGATAATGCCCTTCCTCTTTCCCAATGTCTCAGACTGGACACTACTCTTGATACCTGATGACCTCTTCAGTGAGCACTCTATCCTGGCTCAGATACGTGATGCTATGGATGAATCAACCTGCGAAGATGTGGAAGTAATCGGCTGGCTGTACCAATACTATATTTCTGAAAAGAAAGATGAGGTCTTTGCAGACCTGAGAACAGGTAAGAAAGTTCAGAGTTCGGATATTCCACCTGTTACTCAGCTCTTTACCCCCCACTGGATAGTGAAATACATGGTTCAGAATTCGTTGGGAAGGCTGTGGCTCAATAGCCATCCTATGTCTCCTCTCATGGCTAAAATGGAATTCTATGTCAAAGATGAAACCGAATCAGAGAAAGACACTCTGATAGTAAAGAGCCCTGAAGAGATTAAACTCTGCGACCCCTGTAGCGGGAGTGGGCATATACTCACTTATGCCTTTGATTTACTGTATGAGATATATAGCGAAATGGGCTATGACCCCATTGAAATTCCACGGTTGATAATAAACAAAAACCTGTATGGTATAGAGATAGACGAAAGGGCAGGAGAACTGGCAGCCTTTGCACTTACCATGAAAGCCCGCAGTAAAGACAAGCTGTGGTTTACCAGGAAAGATATTGCACCCAAAATCTGTGTGCTGCACAACGTAAAGCTACAAGCAAATGAAGTCGAGACCTATATGGAGCGTTGTGGGCGAGATATTTTCACCCTTAACCTCGAAAAGACTCTATATCAATTTGAAACTGCAGATACCCTTGGCTCTCTCATAGTACCCGCAGAACAAGATATCCAGTCCACTTATGACACCCTATCCCAAAAGAATCTTGGTGAAGACATATTTATTACACCTATTCACGACAAGGTGCTGGAAATCCTGGAGCAGGCTGATTATCTCATCAGCAAGTATCAGGTAGTAGTCACCAATCCTCCTTATTTAGGAACCAGCGGCTTTAGCGAGAGCATTCAAACCTTCTTCAAGACCTGTTACCCTAATTCCCGCTCCGATTTCTTTGCCATGTTTATGGAGCGTTGCCTTAGTATGACAAAAGACATGGGTTATATTGCCATGATCAATATGCAAAGCTGGATGTTCCTGTCCTCATACGAGAAATTGAGAATACATCTGGTAAAGAACTATGAGTTTATTACTATGGCGCATCTTGGACCCCGTGCATTTGATTCCATTAGCGGTGAGGTGGTCTCCACCACTACCTTTGTGCTGCAAAACAAGAAGCCGGGGAATGATAAAGGCACATTTTTTCGCTTAATCGCTGGCCACTCGGAGGAAGAAAAAAGACAGGCTTGTCTGGTAGCTATCACCAATCCCGATTGTGAGTGGCTCTATCACTGTGCAACCTCAGATTTTGCCAAGATACCAGGAGTTCCAATTGCTTATTGGCTTAGTGCCAAGGTAAAAGAGATCTTTGTAAGTTCTAAACCCCTTGGGGATATTGCTTCACCAAGACAGGGATTAGCTACAGCAGACAACGATAGATTCTTAAGGCAATGGTTTGAACCTTCTCTGAATAGAATTGGATTCAGCATGAATTCCAGACAAGAAGCTCGAGAGTCAGGAAAGAAGTGGTTTCCATGCAATAAAGGCGGTTCCTTCCGCAGATGGTATGGGAATAACGATTACTTAGTCAACTGGGAAAATGACGGTTTTGAGTTAAGGAATTTTACATATGATAATGGAAAACTCCGCTCAGTGATTAGAAATCCAAATTACTACTTTCTTGAAGGCTGGTCTTGGTCAACAATATCCTCAAGTAAAGCTTCCTTTCGTTTCTCCCCCAAAGGATTCATGTTTGAGACGAAAGGCTCTGTTTGTTTTCCCAAAGAGATTGAGGAATTTAACAGTGTTGGTGGATTTCTCAACTCAGTTTTGATTTGTGATCTTCTATTAGTCTTGTCACCGACTTTAGACTTTCATGAAGGTCCTTTGTCAAAACTACCTTACATGCACACTGGGAGCTACGCAAGGGTAGACTGTATTGTAGAAAAGTGTGTCCAAGTTGTCAAAGATGACTGGGACTCCTACGAAACATCATGGGATTTTCAGCAATTGCCATTGTTAGGGTTAAGGGGTGAGAGGCTAGCTGTTAGGGAATGTTATGCTATGCAGAGAGATAAGTGGATAGTAGCTGCACTAAGGATACAGACAATGGAGGAAGAGAACAACCTGATTTTCATCGAGGCATACGGATTGCAAGATGAACTAAGCCCTGAAGTTCCCTTAAAAGAGATCACTCTTACCTGTAATCCTTACTACCGCTATAATGCGGACGCTGTATCTCCATACTCTGACGCCTTATACAACCCAGGTAATTCCCAGGCGATTCCCTCGTCCGACCCGGGAATTACGAGGGAATCACGAGAGAATCATGAGGGAAATGAAGAAGGAAGCAGCAGATTTCCCCTGAACAATATTCTGGAACAGCGTTTGTTGGCTGATACCATGAAGGAACTTATCTCCTATGCTGTGGGTTGTATGTTTGGCAGATATTCAATAGACAAACCGGGTTTGATTCTTGCCAATCAAGGAGAAAGTCTGGATGCTTATCTTGCTAAGATACACCCGTCCCGCTTCCTACCTGACAAGGACAATGTAATCCCCATACTGGATAGTGAGTGGTTCACGGATGATATAGTAGATAGGTTTAAGGTATTCCTAAAGGTCACATTTGGTGAGGAAAACTTCAATGATAACCTCCGCTTCATTGAAGATGCGATTGATAATGACATCCGTGCCTATTTTATCAAAGACTTTTACAATGACCACTTGAAGCGTTATAAGAAACGTCCCATTTACTGGCTTTTTAGTAGCCCCAAAGGCAGCTTTAATGCTCTGATCTATATGCACCGCTATACGCCGGATACGCTTTCCATCATCCTAAATGGTTATCTGCGGGAATATCTCGAAAAGGTAAAAGCGAAGATAGCCCAGTTACAACATCTGGTAACCAGTCCGGAACTATCAGAACGGGACAA